The proteins below come from a single Nocardiopsis gilva YIM 90087 genomic window:
- a CDS encoding AzlD domain-containing protein encodes MTVWIAILATSAGCYLLKFAGLAAPRRLLDHPVVRRFAVTVPIALLAALIAIQSADNADGPGLALDAARLSGLGAAVVALVLRAPFLVVVIAAAATTAGLRALGIS; translated from the coding sequence ATGACGGTGTGGATCGCGATCCTCGCGACGTCCGCGGGGTGCTACCTGCTCAAGTTCGCCGGACTGGCGGCGCCCCGGCGGCTCCTGGACCACCCGGTGGTCCGCAGGTTCGCCGTCACGGTCCCGATCGCGCTGCTCGCGGCGCTGATCGCCATCCAGTCCGCCGACAACGCCGACGGTCCGGGTCTGGCACTGGACGCCGCCCGGTTGAGCGGACTGGGCGCGGCCGTCGTCGCCCTGGTACTCCGCGCCCCCTTCCTCGTCGTCGTGATCGCCGCCGCCGCGACCACCGCCGGGCTGCGCGCCCTGGGGATCTCCTGA
- a CDS encoding RluA family pseudouridine synthase: protein MSDQRSMPVPDGLEGDRLDAAIARMFGLSRTRAAELIVDGNVLVNGGAAGKSDRVQAGSWLDVTLPPPPTAPVPRPEPVPGLGIVYEDSDIIVVDKPIGVVAHPTVGWTGPTVLEGLLASGVQLTTSGAAERQGIVHRLDANTTGLMVLAKSEAAYSVLKRAFKERTVDKRYHTLVQGHPDPLRGTIDAPIDRHPSGDGRFAVVAGGRPSVTHYDTLEAFRAASLLEIKLETGRTHQIRVHMAAMRHPCVGDYLYGADPTLADRLNVRRQWLHAVRLGFDHPTQGRLMEFESPYPDDLAKAVEQLRED, encoded by the coding sequence GTGAGTGACCAGCGCAGTATGCCCGTACCGGACGGGCTGGAGGGCGACCGCCTCGACGCGGCCATCGCCCGCATGTTCGGACTGTCCCGTACACGTGCCGCCGAACTGATCGTCGACGGCAACGTGCTCGTGAACGGAGGAGCGGCGGGCAAGTCCGACCGCGTGCAGGCCGGATCCTGGCTGGACGTCACCCTCCCGCCCCCGCCCACCGCGCCCGTCCCGCGCCCCGAGCCGGTGCCGGGGCTCGGCATCGTCTACGAGGACAGCGACATCATCGTCGTCGACAAGCCGATCGGCGTCGTGGCCCACCCCACGGTGGGATGGACCGGACCGACGGTGCTCGAAGGGCTCCTCGCGTCGGGCGTCCAGCTGACCACCAGCGGCGCCGCCGAGCGGCAGGGCATCGTGCACCGGCTCGACGCCAACACCACCGGCCTGATGGTGCTGGCCAAGAGCGAGGCCGCCTACAGCGTGCTCAAGCGCGCCTTCAAGGAGCGGACCGTCGACAAGCGGTACCACACGCTGGTCCAGGGCCACCCGGACCCGCTGCGCGGCACCATCGACGCCCCGATCGACCGCCACCCCTCCGGCGACGGCCGGTTCGCGGTGGTGGCGGGCGGCCGTCCGTCCGTCACCCACTACGACACCCTCGAGGCGTTCCGCGCGGCCAGCCTCCTGGAGATCAAGCTCGAAACCGGCCGCACGCACCAGATCCGCGTGCACATGGCGGCCATGCGCCACCCCTGCGTCGGCGACTACCTCTACGGCGCCGACCCCACCCTCGCCGACCGGCTCAACGTGCGCCGGCAGTGGCTGCACGCGGTGCGCCTGGGCTTCGACCACCCGACCCAGGGCCGCCTCATGGAGTTCGAGAGCCCCTACCCGGACGACCTCGCCAAGGCCGTCGAACAGCTCCGCGAGGACTAG
- a CDS encoding AzlC family ABC transporter permease, with protein sequence MRDALGIGVAVGVSGLAFGTAAVASGLSVAQACALSVLTFSGASQFALIGVVAGGGNLIAGTAGALLLGTRNTLYGLRMADLLGVRGVRRAVAAQGVIDETAAMTLAQPDRAAARTAFSWTFATLFVAWNLTTLIGALATERVGDTAAFGLDAVGPAIFLALLWPRLREGRRERLVALLGAAIALATAPFAPSGVPVLLAAVAALIGLLPPRGSTTRGATADDDTGTGDAGAGASDTPAWEGVR encoded by the coding sequence GTGCGCGACGCGCTGGGGATCGGCGTGGCCGTCGGCGTCTCGGGGCTGGCGTTCGGGACCGCGGCGGTGGCCTCCGGCCTCTCGGTCGCCCAAGCGTGCGCGCTGAGTGTCCTGACCTTCTCCGGTGCGTCGCAGTTCGCGTTGATCGGCGTCGTCGCCGGTGGCGGCAACCTCATCGCGGGGACCGCCGGGGCGCTGCTGCTCGGCACCCGCAACACCCTGTACGGGCTGCGCATGGCCGACCTGCTCGGCGTGCGCGGCGTCCGGCGCGCGGTCGCGGCGCAGGGGGTGATCGACGAGACGGCCGCGATGACCTTGGCGCAGCCCGACCGGGCCGCCGCGCGCACCGCCTTCTCCTGGACCTTCGCCACGCTGTTCGTGGCGTGGAACCTCACCACCCTCATCGGGGCGCTGGCCACCGAGCGGGTCGGCGACACCGCCGCGTTCGGCCTCGACGCGGTCGGTCCCGCGATCTTCCTGGCGCTGCTGTGGCCCCGCCTGCGCGAGGGCCGACGGGAGCGGCTGGTGGCCCTCCTCGGGGCCGCGATCGCCCTGGCCACGGCTCCCTTCGCGCCCTCGGGAGTGCCGGTGCTGCTCGCCGCCGTCGCCGCACTGATCGGGCTGCTGCCGCCGCGGGGCTCGACCACGCGCGGCGCGACAGCCGACGACGACACGGGCACCGGTGACGCCGGGGCGGGTGCGTCGGACACCCCCGCATGGGAAGGAGTGCGCTGA
- a CDS encoding AraC family transcriptional regulator produces MTDTPGERARFWRHPGLPGIDLLKAHYVRHSFNRHTHDTYAIGVIEDGIEEFAYRGATHRVGRGDLVVVEPEEVHTGHAGTPEGWRYRMLYPEVDVVAQAARDLGMPDVPGFGASGTGDPASGGLMRTAHRAAEHGDRLSASTLMRQALHHLLSRHARARPADPGPQGPDRAVAEARDLLHARLADPPSLDELAAAVDVSPFALLRAFRAAHGLPPHAYLNNLRVLRARRLLAAGMRPAAVAGELGFADQPHLTRHFKRQLGVTPGSFRQGVLAARGAGTTAPGS; encoded by the coding sequence ATGACCGACACGCCCGGCGAACGCGCGCGGTTCTGGCGCCATCCCGGCCTGCCCGGCATCGACCTCCTCAAGGCGCACTACGTCCGGCACTCCTTCAACCGGCACACCCACGACACCTACGCGATCGGCGTCATCGAGGACGGAATCGAGGAGTTCGCCTACCGGGGCGCCACCCACCGCGTCGGGCGCGGCGATCTGGTGGTGGTCGAGCCGGAGGAGGTCCACACCGGGCACGCGGGCACTCCCGAGGGCTGGCGCTACCGCATGCTCTATCCCGAGGTCGATGTCGTGGCCCAAGCCGCCCGCGATCTGGGGATGCCCGATGTCCCCGGGTTCGGCGCCTCCGGGACGGGCGATCCGGCCAGCGGCGGGTTGATGCGCACCGCCCACCGGGCGGCCGAGCACGGCGACCGGCTCAGTGCGTCGACGCTCATGCGCCAAGCCCTCCATCACCTCCTTTCCCGGCACGCCCGCGCGCGGCCCGCGGACCCCGGCCCGCAGGGTCCGGACCGCGCCGTGGCCGAGGCCCGCGACCTGCTCCACGCCCGCCTGGCCGACCCGCCGAGCCTGGACGAGCTGGCCGCCGCCGTGGACGTCTCCCCCTTCGCGCTGCTGCGCGCCTTCCGGGCCGCCCACGGGCTCCCGCCGCACGCCTACCTCAACAACCTCCGCGTCCTGCGCGCCCGCCGCCTGCTCGCCGCCGGTATGCGCCCGGCGGCGGTGGCCGGAGAACTCGGCTTCGCCGACCAACCCCACCTGACCCGGCACTTCAAGCGCCAGTTGGGGGTGACGCCGGGCTCGTTCCGCCAGGGCGTCCTGGCGGCCCGGGGCGCCGGTACCACCGCCCCCGGCAGCTGA
- a CDS encoding LysR family transcriptional regulator produces the protein MLSVDRMRVLHAIAVNGSLTAAAEALRVTNSAVSQQLSKLEREVGQPLVQRDGRGVRLTEAAELLVDHTGHILSLVRQAEADLEAHRDTVLGHLRLASIATAARDLVPPALVALRETHPGLRVKLDELEPDESVPAVARGDADLSIVVDWDGAPVPLPAGLQRAPLMEDIADIALPADHPLAHRDLVDLDEVLGEPWISWTKGSICDDWLHQTLRARDVEPDIAHSVEEHQTKFAMIAVGLGAAMMPRLGRDPVPEGVRVVPVQPALVRQVYVVWRADAARRPAIRATVRALREAAAVYRD, from the coding sequence ATGTTGAGTGTCGATCGTATGCGTGTTCTGCACGCCATCGCGGTGAACGGGTCGCTCACCGCGGCCGCCGAGGCCCTGCGGGTCACCAACTCGGCCGTCTCCCAGCAGCTGAGCAAGCTGGAGCGGGAGGTCGGCCAGCCCCTCGTGCAGCGTGACGGCCGGGGCGTACGGCTGACCGAGGCCGCCGAGCTCCTGGTCGACCACACCGGACACATCCTGTCGCTGGTCCGCCAAGCAGAGGCCGACCTGGAGGCGCACCGCGACACGGTGCTCGGCCACCTGCGGCTGGCGTCGATCGCGACGGCGGCGCGCGACCTGGTCCCACCGGCGCTCGTCGCCCTGCGCGAGACCCACCCGGGGCTGCGCGTGAAACTCGACGAGCTGGAACCGGACGAGAGCGTGCCCGCGGTGGCGCGCGGGGACGCCGACCTGTCCATCGTGGTGGACTGGGACGGTGCCCCGGTTCCGCTGCCCGCGGGCCTGCAGCGGGCGCCACTGATGGAGGACATCGCCGACATCGCGCTGCCGGCCGACCATCCGCTGGCCCACCGCGACCTGGTGGACCTCGACGAAGTGCTCGGCGAGCCGTGGATCAGCTGGACCAAGGGATCCATCTGCGACGACTGGCTGCACCAGACCCTGCGCGCCCGCGACGTGGAACCCGACATCGCGCACAGTGTCGAGGAGCATCAGACCAAGTTCGCCATGATCGCCGTCGGCCTCGGCGCGGCCATGATGCCCCGCCTCGGACGCGACCCCGTCCCCGAGGGCGTGCGCGTGGTCCCGGTGCAACCGGCCCTGGTCCGCCAGGTCTATGTCGTCTGGCGGGCCGACGCCGCCCGTCGGCCCGCGATCCGTGCCACGGTCCGCGCCCTGCGCGAGGCGGCCGCCGTGTACCGGGACTGA
- a CDS encoding thiamine pyrophosphate-dependent enzyme codes for MSTTPLRTAAEEVVDVLAGAGIRRCYTVPGESFLELTDAIEQRGNMELVSTRHESGASFMAEAEAKLIGLPAVAAATRGPGASNLAVGVHTARQDSTPMIVFLGQVETDHLGREAFQEVDLTAFYAPITKWTTTVTRADRLPEVTARAIRVATSGRPGPVAIAVPGDLFGQRIAPPTALPGGIPPRPPLGDDERDRLVPWLAGAQRPVIIAGGGARGAREALVRVAERFHAGVYAAWRRQDVFPNDHPLYLGHLGLGCDDAVLAPLREVDAVLVVGSRLSEVTTQGYRFPAPTAQGVESPVAQIDIDPGQIGVVTGVWLGVVAEARRALESLADAPVTAPYRDFAPAHAAWLKTATPPAGIADHPGGLLHPWAVVEGMRRVLPDDSVICNDAGNFAAFLHRGWCYRHPRTQLAPTSGAMGYAVPAAVAAKLVEPHRTVVAVAGDGGTLMTGQELETAARLGLPIIVVVFQNGMYGTIAMHQARDLGRTAGISISGPLDLAGYARGLGARAATVSSPDELDKALTAALDADAPTLIDARTDPDIISPGATMSGLLADQ; via the coding sequence GTGAGCACGACCCCTCTCCGCACCGCGGCCGAAGAAGTCGTCGATGTCCTCGCGGGCGCCGGGATCCGGCGCTGCTACACCGTCCCAGGAGAGAGCTTCCTGGAGCTGACCGACGCCATCGAGCAGCGCGGGAACATGGAACTCGTCTCCACCCGGCACGAGAGCGGCGCCTCCTTCATGGCGGAGGCGGAGGCCAAGCTCATCGGGCTGCCCGCCGTCGCGGCGGCCACCCGCGGGCCGGGAGCGTCCAACCTCGCGGTGGGGGTGCACACGGCACGGCAGGACTCGACCCCGATGATCGTCTTCCTCGGCCAGGTGGAGACCGACCACCTGGGCCGGGAGGCGTTCCAGGAGGTGGACCTGACGGCCTTCTACGCTCCGATCACCAAGTGGACCACCACGGTGACCCGCGCCGACCGGCTGCCCGAGGTGACCGCGCGGGCCATCCGCGTGGCCACCAGCGGCCGCCCCGGGCCGGTGGCGATCGCCGTCCCCGGCGACCTGTTCGGACAGCGCATCGCGCCGCCGACCGCCCTTCCCGGCGGCATCCCGCCACGCCCGCCCCTCGGCGACGACGAGCGCGACCGGCTGGTGCCCTGGCTCGCGGGAGCGCAGCGGCCGGTGATCATCGCCGGGGGCGGGGCGCGCGGCGCACGCGAGGCGCTGGTCCGGGTCGCCGAACGGTTCCATGCCGGGGTCTACGCCGCGTGGCGGCGGCAGGACGTCTTCCCCAACGACCACCCGCTGTACCTGGGCCACCTCGGGCTGGGCTGCGACGACGCGGTCCTGGCGCCGCTCCGGGAGGTCGACGCCGTGCTGGTGGTGGGTTCCCGGCTCAGCGAGGTCACCACCCAGGGCTACCGGTTCCCGGCCCCCACCGCCCAGGGTGTGGAGTCCCCGGTCGCCCAGATCGACATCGACCCGGGCCAGATCGGCGTGGTCACCGGCGTGTGGCTGGGCGTGGTGGCCGAGGCGCGGCGGGCGCTGGAGTCGCTGGCCGACGCGCCGGTGACAGCCCCCTACCGGGACTTCGCCCCGGCCCACGCGGCGTGGCTGAAGACCGCGACCCCGCCCGCTGGCATCGCCGACCACCCCGGCGGACTGCTGCACCCGTGGGCGGTGGTGGAGGGCATGCGCCGGGTCCTCCCGGACGACAGCGTCATCTGCAACGACGCCGGGAACTTCGCCGCGTTCCTGCACCGGGGGTGGTGCTACCGGCATCCGCGCACGCAGCTCGCCCCGACGAGCGGGGCGATGGGCTACGCGGTCCCGGCGGCCGTCGCGGCCAAGCTCGTCGAACCGCACCGCACCGTCGTCGCCGTGGCCGGTGACGGCGGCACGCTGATGACCGGGCAGGAGCTGGAGACGGCCGCCCGCCTGGGGCTGCCGATCATCGTGGTGGTGTTCCAGAACGGGATGTACGGCACGATCGCCATGCACCAGGCACGCGACCTGGGACGGACGGCGGGGATCAGCATCAGCGGCCCGCTGGACCTGGCCGGCTACGCCCGCGGGCTGGGCGCGCGTGCCGCCACCGTCTCCTCCCCCGACGAGCTGGACAAGGCCCTGACCGCGGCCCTGGACGCCGACGCTCCCACGCTGATCGACGCCCGCACCGACCCGGACATCATCAGCCCGGGCGCGACCATGTCCGGGCTCCTCGCCGACCAGTAG
- the lspA gene encoding signal peptidase II, producing the protein MNGPAANKPRRFVLLLTLAVVAFVADFASKEIVLAQLLPGETVSVVGELLRLTLVFNSGAAFSIGTGMTWLFTLIASVVAIYIVRVGRNLRSTGWAIALGLILGGATGNLYDRFFRPPGPLYGEVVDWIQLPNWPVFNLADSCIVVGGVLAVVLAFRGINIDGTRESDAEADTGDNGTGEGNGQDESAATPTAPEGPAADETEAADTDASEQHRARDNGADEGDRT; encoded by the coding sequence GTGAACGGACCCGCCGCGAACAAGCCGCGGCGGTTCGTTCTTTTGCTGACCCTGGCGGTCGTCGCGTTCGTGGCCGACTTCGCCAGCAAGGAGATCGTGCTCGCGCAGCTCCTGCCCGGAGAGACCGTGTCGGTCGTCGGGGAGCTGCTGCGGCTGACCCTCGTCTTCAACTCCGGCGCCGCGTTCTCCATCGGAACCGGCATGACCTGGCTGTTCACCCTGATCGCCAGCGTTGTGGCGATCTACATCGTGCGCGTGGGGCGCAATCTGCGCAGCACGGGGTGGGCCATCGCGCTCGGCCTGATCCTGGGCGGCGCGACAGGTAACCTCTACGACCGGTTCTTCCGGCCCCCCGGCCCGCTGTACGGCGAGGTCGTCGACTGGATCCAGCTCCCGAACTGGCCGGTGTTCAACCTCGCGGACTCCTGCATCGTGGTCGGCGGCGTCCTCGCGGTCGTCCTGGCCTTCCGGGGCATCAACATCGACGGAACCCGGGAGTCCGACGCCGAGGCCGATACTGGGGACAACGGGACCGGAGAGGGGAACGGCCAGGACGAGTCCGCCGCCACCCCCACCGCGCCGGAGGGCCCCGCGGCGGATGAGACGGAGGCGGCAGACACTGACGCCAGCGAGCAGCACCGCGCACGCGACAACGGCGCGGACGAGGGAGACCGGACGTGA
- a CDS encoding M23 family metallopeptidase, whose amino-acid sequence MPTHTSPRRVLAAAASVVLGTGLLLGFGPATASAESTSDDLADAVRATMLEQRGDTAREQFSTRSLAEPLVEPITTEDDAWAFGTTTIPAPSTAHAAPETALFVAEHGPQGWRVELDGTDGFVDLADAAPDDVVSDEEKELFAKNHEAAQDAPLADTGLGLPWQEGVAWWMGGGPHGNSGSSRPYSSIDFNGGNGQVLSAGPGRVYKSCVRGGSALVKVMHENGYSTTYYHMRRLTNLSNGSPVQTGTYLGLIGNELPCGGSSSGAHVHLSLLRGDSHISVDNMTIGGWTFHTVSRPYQGYATRGNVRVDRGERLTNYGGSDNSLPTGTVDSGEYSRVNLRTGPGLDHDIVDTVADGALVRIECTARGGDVDGVWGTTDLWNRLDTGNWISDGFVYTGTNDPVAPACD is encoded by the coding sequence ATGCCAACGCACACATCCCCCAGACGCGTGCTCGCCGCCGCCGCGAGCGTCGTGCTCGGCACCGGCCTGCTCCTCGGTTTCGGTCCCGCCACCGCCTCAGCCGAGTCGACGTCGGACGACCTCGCCGACGCCGTCCGCGCCACCATGCTCGAACAACGCGGCGACACCGCCCGCGAGCAGTTCTCGACCCGGTCGCTGGCCGAACCGCTCGTCGAGCCCATTACCACCGAGGACGACGCGTGGGCGTTCGGTACGACGACCATCCCCGCGCCGTCCACGGCGCACGCCGCCCCCGAGACCGCTCTGTTCGTCGCCGAGCACGGCCCGCAGGGCTGGCGCGTGGAGCTGGACGGAACCGACGGCTTCGTCGACCTCGCCGACGCGGCCCCGGACGACGTGGTCAGCGACGAGGAGAAGGAACTCTTCGCGAAGAACCACGAGGCGGCGCAGGACGCTCCCCTCGCCGACACCGGCCTCGGCCTGCCGTGGCAGGAGGGCGTGGCCTGGTGGATGGGCGGCGGCCCGCACGGCAACAGCGGCAGCAGCCGCCCCTACAGCTCGATCGACTTCAACGGCGGCAACGGCCAGGTCCTCTCCGCCGGGCCGGGCCGCGTCTACAAGAGCTGCGTCCGCGGCGGAAGCGCCCTGGTCAAGGTCATGCACGAGAACGGCTACAGCACGACCTACTACCACATGCGGCGGCTGACCAACCTGTCCAACGGATCGCCGGTGCAGACGGGCACCTACCTCGGGCTCATCGGCAACGAGCTGCCCTGCGGCGGCAGCTCCAGCGGCGCGCACGTGCACCTGTCCCTGCTGCGCGGCGACTCGCACATCAGCGTCGACAACATGACGATCGGCGGCTGGACCTTCCACACCGTGTCGCGCCCCTACCAGGGCTATGCCACGCGCGGCAACGTCCGGGTGGACCGCGGGGAGCGGCTGACCAACTACGGCGGCAGCGACAACAGCCTGCCCACCGGCACGGTTGACAGCGGCGAGTACAGCCGGGTGAACCTGCGCACCGGCCCCGGCCTGGACCACGACATCGTCGACACCGTCGCCGACGGAGCGCTCGTGCGGATCGAGTGCACGGCACGCGGCGGCGACGTCGACGGCGTGTGGGGCACGACCGACCTGTGGAACCGCCTCGACACCGGCAACTGGATCAGTGACGGGTTCGTCTACACCGGCACCAACGATCCGGTGGCACCCGCGTGTGACTGA
- a CDS encoding DMT family transporter, which produces MTSTADRGAAPSGAVPPLGSTSPPRSPLALLSGWKPKFLLLALVWGMSFLFIKIGTEALEPLQITLGRMATGALPLAAVVLLRRGRLPRSPRIWLHLSVAAFLLNVLPFTLFGYAEQLIPSALAGICNAATPLFAVGFSLLLLSDERPTRARLVGLVIGFTGVLVVFGVWTGFAGAGNTGAFLAVGAAVCYGVGTPYLRRFLTGTGHTNVELATAQLLAGTAQLLIITPLATDMPPELPLRVILAVTALGALGTGLAYVLQYAIIGAAGATIASTVTYVAPIVAVVAGVVILGESLVWNEPVGAAIIILGAALSHGSLRPRRPRTDGAPTPPS; this is translated from the coding sequence ATGACGTCCACCGCCGACCGCGGGGCGGCTCCCTCCGGTGCCGTTCCGCCCCTCGGGTCCACCTCTCCCCCGCGCTCCCCTCTCGCCCTGCTCTCCGGCTGGAAGCCGAAGTTCCTGCTCCTCGCTCTGGTGTGGGGGATGAGCTTCCTGTTCATCAAGATCGGCACGGAGGCCCTCGAACCGCTGCAGATCACGCTCGGCCGGATGGCGACCGGCGCGCTCCCGCTCGCCGCCGTCGTGCTGCTGCGCCGGGGACGCCTCCCCCGATCGCCACGGATCTGGCTGCACCTGTCGGTGGCGGCCTTCCTGCTCAACGTGCTGCCGTTCACGCTCTTCGGCTACGCGGAACAGCTGATCCCCTCGGCGCTCGCCGGGATCTGCAACGCCGCCACTCCGCTGTTCGCCGTGGGGTTCTCGCTACTCCTGCTCTCCGACGAGCGGCCGACCCGCGCGCGGCTGGTCGGGCTGGTCATCGGGTTCACCGGTGTGCTGGTGGTGTTCGGTGTGTGGACGGGGTTCGCCGGGGCCGGGAACACCGGCGCGTTCCTCGCCGTAGGCGCCGCCGTCTGCTACGGCGTCGGCACGCCCTACCTGCGCCGATTCCTCACCGGCACCGGACACACCAACGTGGAGCTCGCGACGGCGCAGCTGCTCGCCGGGACGGCGCAACTGCTGATCATCACCCCGCTGGCCACCGACATGCCACCAGAGTTGCCGCTGCGGGTGATCCTGGCGGTGACAGCGCTCGGCGCGCTCGGCACCGGCCTGGCCTACGTCCTGCAGTACGCGATCATCGGCGCGGCCGGGGCGACGATCGCCTCCACCGTCACCTACGTCGCGCCCATCGTCGCCGTCGTCGCCGGTGTGGTGATCCTCGGCGAGTCGCTGGTCTGGAACGAACCCGTCGGAGCGGCGATCATCATCCTCGGCGCCGCACTGTCCCACGGGTCCCTGCGGCCGCGCCGCCCCCGAACGGACGGCGCGCCGACTCCGCCCTCATGA
- a CDS encoding GNAT family N-acetyltransferase: MLKIDLAESAKDRAAVFVIRGVVFVAEQQVPIDEEWDDHDLTADHLLARLDEVPVGTGRLVTQGERGMLGRLAVLSCMRGTGTGVALVRAIEDRARDRGLTGVDLHAQTHALGFYERLGYHAHGAEFLDAGIPHVHMSKDIVPTPQP; the protein is encoded by the coding sequence ATGCTCAAGATCGATCTCGCCGAGAGCGCGAAGGACCGCGCCGCCGTCTTCGTCATCCGCGGGGTGGTGTTCGTCGCGGAGCAGCAGGTCCCGATCGACGAGGAGTGGGACGACCACGACCTCACCGCCGACCATCTGCTGGCTCGGCTGGACGAGGTTCCTGTGGGCACCGGCCGCCTGGTGACCCAGGGGGAGCGGGGCATGCTCGGCCGACTGGCCGTGCTGTCGTGCATGCGGGGAACGGGCACCGGGGTCGCCCTGGTCCGCGCGATCGAGGACCGGGCGCGGGACCGCGGCCTGACCGGAGTCGACCTGCATGCCCAGACCCATGCCCTCGGGTTCTACGAGAGGCTCGGCTACCACGCCCACGGGGCGGAGTTCCTCGACGCGGGCATCCCGCACGTGCACATGAGCAAGGACATCGTGCCGACTCCCCAGCCGTGA
- a CDS encoding PaaI family thioesterase: MTVEAQPVSELPDPRSLGFTVVAEDDLPTELTDLVDQVRTLIDTVAHTEADGADLAAARDLVAEAVKRIDGERRPIGALVHRSDFEGPVGFGTLTNVVEGPTNPAAPPMRLELTEEGLRAEVTLSGVYQGPPGLVHGGWIAAMLDQALGSASAAAGMPGLTANLDVNYRNPTPLNVPLEITARVTGTERRKVFVSAEIRHNGEVTAEGTAVMVQVALPG, translated from the coding sequence ATGACCGTCGAAGCGCAGCCGGTGTCCGAACTTCCCGACCCGCGCAGCCTCGGGTTCACGGTCGTCGCCGAAGACGACCTCCCCACCGAGCTGACCGACCTGGTCGACCAGGTCCGGACGCTGATCGACACCGTCGCCCACACTGAGGCCGACGGCGCCGACCTCGCCGCGGCGCGGGATCTGGTCGCCGAGGCGGTCAAGCGCATCGACGGAGAGCGCCGCCCCATCGGCGCCCTCGTGCACCGCTCGGACTTCGAGGGGCCGGTCGGCTTCGGCACCCTCACCAACGTCGTCGAGGGGCCGACCAACCCGGCCGCCCCGCCGATGCGGCTGGAACTGACGGAGGAGGGCCTGCGCGCCGAGGTCACCCTCAGCGGCGTCTACCAGGGGCCGCCCGGGCTGGTCCACGGGGGCTGGATCGCCGCCATGCTCGACCAGGCCCTCGGCTCGGCCTCCGCCGCCGCGGGCATGCCCGGCCTGACCGCTAACCTCGACGTCAACTACCGCAACCCCACCCCGCTCAACGTCCCGCTGGAGATCACCGCCCGCGTCACCGGGACCGAGCGCCGCAAGGTCTTCGTCTCCGCCGAGATCCGCCACAACGGCGAGGTCACCGCCGAGGGCACGGCCGTCATGGTGCAGGTCGCCCTGCCGGGCTAG
- a CDS encoding TraR/DksA family transcriptional regulator: MGVTEASGLPVREGESPWTEAELTAVRQELEDEMAQLREEIADTESKLAERLADSVDGAGDDPTDTGAKAYQREHDLALAYNTRDLLAQNERAVKRMDAGTYGACESCGKAIGKARLQAFPRATLCVQCKQREERR, translated from the coding sequence ATGGGCGTGACCGAGGCCTCCGGGCTTCCCGTCCGCGAGGGGGAGAGCCCATGGACCGAGGCGGAGCTCACCGCCGTGCGCCAAGAGCTGGAAGACGAGATGGCGCAGCTGCGGGAGGAGATCGCGGATACCGAGTCCAAGCTGGCGGAGCGGCTCGCCGACTCCGTCGACGGGGCCGGTGACGACCCGACGGACACCGGTGCCAAGGCCTACCAGCGCGAGCACGACCTGGCGCTGGCTTACAATACTCGTGACCTGCTTGCCCAGAATGAGCGGGCGGTCAAGCGGATGGACGCGGGGACCTACGGGGCCTGCGAGTCGTGCGGCAAGGCCATCGGCAAGGCCCGGCTGCAGGCGTTTCCGCGGGCCACATTGTGCGTGCAGTGCAAACAGCGCGAGGAGCGTCGCTGA